A stretch of Blastocatellia bacterium DNA encodes these proteins:
- a CDS encoding BON domain-containing protein, giving the protein MVRLTAKGWVLIILILTGAALVAFSHYADLSSLHLRERVGRLTGGRIGTRLRQPSDAEIEAAILKAVLKDPTLRNLPLEFVVSEGAVTVTGIVPTTAEQAAVERLVKSVAGVRTLSLHLAISQTAAPSRSPAPAKEDPDLRLSKEVEFALYRTDAFDIRTIKVTSREGVVRLSGTVRNLAEKLLAERIAREVEGVREVVNDLEVAR; this is encoded by the coding sequence ATGGTACGATTGACGGCTAAAGGATGGGTTTTGATCATCCTCATCCTCACAGGGGCAGCCCTGGTAGCTTTCTCTCATTACGCTGACCTCAGTTCGCTCCATCTCAGGGAGAGGGTAGGCAGGCTGACCGGAGGAAGGATAGGGACCAGGCTCCGCCAACCGTCAGATGCGGAAATAGAGGCAGCCATCCTGAAGGCCGTACTCAAGGATCCGACCCTGCGAAATCTTCCGCTGGAGTTCGTCGTCTCCGAGGGAGCTGTCACCGTCACGGGGATTGTTCCCACTACAGCAGAACAGGCGGCGGTGGAGAGGTTGGTGAAAAGTGTGGCAGGCGTCAGGACACTTAGCCTGCATCTTGCGATCTCGCAAACAGCCGCACCGAGTCGCTCCCCGGCACCGGCGAAGGAAGATCCGGATCTTCGACTCTCCAAGGAAGTGGAATTCGCCCTCTATCGCACGGATGCATTTGACATCAGGACCATCAAGGTCACCAGTCGGGAAGGCGTGGTACGACTCAGTGGCACGGTGCGAAATCTCGCGGAAAAGTTGCTGGCTGAGAGAATCGCTCGTGAGGTGGAGGGCGTCAGGGAGGTCGTCAACGATCTTGAGGTTGCGAGGTGA